A stretch of the bacterium genome encodes the following:
- the ffh gene encoding signal recognition particle protein, whose protein sequence is MFQQLTGHFEDLFKKLKGHGKLTAENIAETSREVRRILLEADVHFKVAKDFVEAVEKKAVGAEVLTSITPAQQMIKIVHEQLTLLLGGNDTPMRESSIPPAVIMVVGLQGTGKTTFCGKLAKFLKAKGRRPLLVAADLQRPAAIEQLRIVAEAAGAGFFSRPHTTPLEVCKAAITEARQRMLDIAILDTAGRLHVDDELMQELVNIKKNLKPHEILFVADGMTGQDAVNTAQAFLQRLDFTGVVLTKMDGDARGGAALSIKAITSKPIKFISTGEKLDALEKFHPERIASRILGRGDIITLVEKAQQAVDQEKMRKMEEKLRRAEFTLEDFYDQLQSVKKMGPLNQLVGMMPGLGGKIPKDVEVDEKALVRVEAIIQSMTPAERQRPQILNGSRRLRIAKGSGNSVQEVNRLLKQYEMMKKMMKQIGGRKGRPSRG, encoded by the coding sequence ATGTTTCAACAGCTCACCGGTCATTTCGAAGACCTTTTCAAGAAGCTGAAGGGCCATGGCAAGCTCACAGCCGAGAACATCGCCGAGACCTCGCGCGAAGTGCGGCGCATTTTGCTGGAGGCCGATGTTCATTTCAAAGTTGCCAAGGATTTCGTCGAGGCCGTCGAAAAGAAGGCGGTGGGCGCCGAAGTTTTGACCAGCATCACGCCGGCGCAGCAGATGATCAAAATCGTGCACGAGCAGCTCACCTTGCTGCTCGGCGGCAACGACACGCCGATGCGTGAAAGCAGCATCCCGCCCGCGGTAATCATGGTGGTGGGCCTGCAGGGCACGGGCAAAACCACGTTCTGTGGCAAGTTGGCAAAATTTCTGAAGGCCAAGGGACGGCGGCCGCTGCTGGTTGCTGCGGATTTGCAGCGGCCGGCGGCGATCGAGCAATTGCGCATTGTGGCCGAAGCGGCGGGCGCCGGCTTTTTCTCGCGGCCGCACACGACGCCGCTGGAGGTTTGCAAGGCCGCGATCACCGAAGCGCGCCAGCGCATGCTGGATATCGCGATTCTGGACACGGCCGGCCGGCTGCACGTTGATGACGAACTGATGCAGGAGCTGGTGAACATCAAAAAGAACCTCAAGCCGCATGAGATTCTTTTTGTCGCCGACGGCATGACCGGCCAGGACGCGGTCAACACGGCGCAGGCGTTTTTGCAGCGGCTGGATTTCACCGGAGTGGTGCTGACCAAAATGGACGGCGACGCGCGCGGCGGCGCGGCGCTCTCGATCAAGGCGATTACCAGCAAGCCGATCAAGTTCATCAGCACCGGCGAGAAACTCGACGCCCTGGAAAAGTTCCATCCGGAGCGCATTGCCTCGCGCATTCTGGGCCGCGGCGACATCATCACCCTGGTGGAAAAGGCGCAGCAGGCGGTCGATCAAGAGAAGATGCGCAAGATGGAGGAGAAGCTGCGCCGGGCGGAGTTCACGCTGGAGGATTTCTACGACCAACTGCAGTCGGTCAAAAAGATGGGTCCGTTGAATCAGTTGGTGGGCATGATGCCGGGTTTGGGCGGCAAGATTCCCAAAGATGTCGAAGTCGATGAAAAAGCTCTGGTGCGGGTGGAGGCGATCATTCAATCGATGACACCGGCGGAGCGCCAACGGCCGCAGATTTTGAATGGCAGCCGGCGGCTGCGCATCGCCAAGGGCAGCGGCAACAGCGTGCAGGAAGTCAACCGCCTGCTCAAGCAGTACGAAATGATGAAGAAGATGATGAAACAGATCGGCGGGCGCAAAGGGCGACCGTCGCGAGGATAG
- the rplS gene encoding 50S ribosomal protein L19, whose amino-acid sequence MNIVNALTAPQLRNDHPDFWPGDTVAVHHKVVEGDKERTQTFEGVVIQRRGHGINETFTVRKVSEGIGVERIFPLHSPNIEKIDHLRRGKVRRARLYYLRELKGRAARIEEKR is encoded by the coding sequence ATGAACATTGTCAATGCCCTGACGGCACCACAACTACGCAACGATCATCCGGATTTTTGGCCCGGCGACACAGTGGCGGTGCACCACAAAGTCGTCGAGGGTGACAAAGAACGGACGCAGACGTTTGAAGGCGTCGTGATTCAACGGCGCGGGCACGGGATCAACGAGACCTTTACCGTGCGCAAGGTTTCGGAAGGCATCGGCGTGGAGCGCATTTTCCCGTTGCATTCCCCCAACATTGAGAAGATCGACCATCTGCGCCGCGGGAAAGTACGGCGGGCGCGCCTGTACTATCTGCGTGAGCTGAAAGGCCGCGCGGCCCGCATTGAAGAAAAAAGGTAA
- a CDS encoding KH domain-containing protein → MKEFVEFIVKHLVDKPGDVVVTEVDGQRTMVFELRVGQGDMGKVIGKHGQTAKSLRTLLAAASAKTGKRAVLEILE, encoded by the coding sequence ATGAAGGAGTTTGTCGAGTTCATTGTCAAACATCTGGTGGACAAGCCCGGCGATGTCGTGGTCACCGAGGTGGACGGCCAGCGCACCATGGTATTCGAGCTGCGCGTGGGCCAGGGCGACATGGGCAAGGTGATCGGCAAGCACGGGCAAACAGCCAAGTCGTTGCGCACTTTGCTGGCCGCGGCCTCCGCAAAAACCGGCAAACGGGCGGTGTTGGAGATTCTCGAATGA
- the rimM gene encoding ribosome maturation factor RimM (Essential for efficient processing of 16S rRNA), with protein sequence MADVKEVTIGVIVRPHGLHGMVKVVPETEDPERFRRLETVELRLQGRSLGSFRLERVIVESRGLRIKFHQLDSLTSVEPLRGAQIVIAREACLPTGEQEYYPFDLLGLPVYTSAGRLVGMLSDIVPYPANDVWVVRDASGREWLLPAISSVIKSVEVAVPRIVIEPLEGLLDDSTSLP encoded by the coding sequence ATGGCAGATGTCAAGGAAGTCACGATTGGCGTAATCGTGCGCCCCCACGGCCTGCACGGCATGGTGAAAGTCGTGCCTGAAACCGAAGACCCCGAGCGCTTTCGCCGCCTCGAGACCGTGGAATTGCGGCTGCAGGGACGATCATTGGGGTCGTTCCGCCTCGAGCGAGTCATCGTCGAAAGCCGCGGCCTGCGCATAAAGTTTCATCAACTGGACTCGCTTACTTCGGTCGAACCGTTGCGTGGCGCGCAGATCGTCATTGCGCGCGAAGCGTGTCTGCCCACTGGGGAGCAGGAATACTACCCCTTTGATCTGCTGGGCCTGCCGGTGTATACCAGTGCGGGCCGGCTGGTGGGAATGCTCAGCGACATTGTGCCCTATCCCGCCAATGATGTCTGGGTTGTGCGCGACGCTTCCGGCCGGGAATGGCTGCTTCCCGCCATCAGTTCCGTGATCAAGAGTGTCGAAGTGGCGGTGCCGCGCATTGTGATCGAGCCCCTGGAGGGATTGCTCGACGATTCCACCAGCTTGCCGTGA
- the ugpC gene encoding sn-glycerol-3-phosphate ABC transporter ATP-binding protein UgpC: protein MARVELRDVSKVYDKGVVAVNRANISIADKEFVVLVGPSGCGKSTTLRMIAGLEEVSSGEIYIGDRLVNEVPPKDRDIAMVFQNYALYPHMTVFENMAFGLKLRKYSKSEIETRVKEAAKILGIEQFLDRKPKALSGGQRQRVAVGRAIVRKPKVFLFDEPLSNLDAKLRVQTRIEISKLHSRLETTMVYVTHDQVEAMTMGDRIVVMKDGLVQQMDTPLNLYHHPANKFVAGFIGSPAMNFIPGKVLRNGGLKFQCEQFAFPIPQSFAPSLGNHVGEEVVFGIRPEDIHLAGDAAGLQETAETPGVVEVVEPMGSEIYLYVNLGATSLVARINSRTEPPIGSQLPLTFDMSKSHFFSAQTEESLRPA, encoded by the coding sequence ATGGCCCGTGTTGAATTACGCGATGTGAGCAAAGTCTATGACAAGGGCGTGGTTGCCGTCAATCGTGCGAATATTTCGATTGCAGACAAGGAATTTGTGGTATTAGTCGGACCGTCCGGATGTGGCAAGTCGACGACACTGCGCATGATCGCCGGTCTCGAAGAGGTTTCGAGCGGTGAGATTTACATTGGCGACCGCCTGGTCAACGAAGTCCCGCCCAAAGACCGTGATATTGCCATGGTCTTTCAGAACTACGCACTCTATCCGCACATGACGGTTTTCGAAAACATGGCGTTCGGATTGAAGTTGCGCAAGTATTCCAAGTCGGAAATCGAGACGCGCGTGAAGGAAGCCGCCAAAATCCTGGGGATCGAGCAATTCCTGGATCGCAAACCCAAGGCTCTTTCCGGCGGGCAGCGGCAACGGGTGGCGGTCGGCCGCGCCATCGTGCGCAAGCCCAAGGTCTTCCTGTTCGACGAACCGCTGTCGAACCTCGATGCCAAGCTGCGCGTGCAGACGCGCATCGAAATCTCGAAGTTGCACAGCCGGCTGGAGACGACTATGGTCTATGTGACGCATGATCAGGTCGAGGCCATGACCATGGGCGATCGTATCGTTGTGATGAAGGACGGCCTGGTGCAGCAGATGGATACGCCGCTGAACCTGTATCATCACCCGGCGAACAAATTCGTGGCGGGGTTTATTGGGTCGCCGGCGATGAATTTCATTCCCGGCAAGGTGCTGCGCAACGGCGGTTTGAAATTTCAGTGTGAGCAATTCGCGTTTCCGATTCCGCAGAGTTTTGCGCCCTCGCTTGGCAACCACGTGGGGGAGGAAGTGGTATTTGGCATCCGCCCGGAGGATATCCATCTGGCCGGCGATGCCGCCGGCTTGCAGGAGACGGCGGAAACCCCCGGCGTGGTCGAAGTCGTCGAGCCGATGGGCAGTGAAATATATTTGTATGTCAATCTTGGCGCGACAAGTCTGGTTGCCCGCATCAACTCCCGCACGGAGCCCCCAATCGGCAGCCAGTTGCCCCTCACGTTTGACATGAGTAAATCCCACTTCTTCAGCGCTCAAACCGAAGAGAGCCTGCGACCTGCTTAG
- the trmD gene encoding tRNA (guanosine(37)-N1)-methyltransferase TrmD, giving the protein MQIHVVTGFPKLFNGPLTESILKRALERKLAEILIHDLRDYTTDKHRTIDDYPYGGGPGMILKPEPIFACLDHLRAHYELAGAPIILMSPQGERFTQRRANELAKLPTVVFICGHYKGVDERVRECLATEELSIGDYVVTGGELPAMVVIDATIRLIPGVLGDWDSASGDSFQQDSLDYPHYTRPEEFRGLRVPEVLLSGHHAKIAEWRKNMAEARTRERRADLLQPK; this is encoded by the coding sequence ATGCAGATTCACGTCGTCACCGGATTTCCGAAGCTCTTCAATGGCCCGCTGACCGAGAGCATCCTCAAGCGCGCCCTCGAGCGCAAGCTGGCTGAGATTCTCATACACGATTTGCGCGATTACACCACCGACAAGCATCGCACCATCGACGACTATCCCTATGGCGGCGGCCCGGGGATGATCTTGAAGCCGGAGCCGATTTTCGCCTGTCTCGATCATCTGCGCGCGCATTACGAGCTTGCCGGCGCGCCGATCATCCTGATGTCACCGCAGGGCGAGCGCTTCACGCAACGGCGCGCGAATGAACTGGCCAAGCTGCCGACGGTGGTTTTCATTTGCGGGCACTACAAGGGGGTCGATGAGCGCGTGCGCGAATGTCTGGCGACGGAAGAACTTTCCATTGGCGACTACGTCGTGACCGGCGGCGAATTGCCGGCCATGGTAGTCATCGACGCGACGATTCGATTGATTCCCGGGGTGTTGGGCGATTGGGATTCGGCGAGCGGTGATTCCTTTCAGCAGGATTCGCTCGATTACCCGCATTATACCCGACCCGAGGAGTTTCGCGGCCTGCGTGTTCCGGAGGTGTTGCTCTCCGGCCATCATGCCAAGATTGCGGAGTGGAGAAAAAACATGGCGGAAGCCCGCACCCGCGAGCGCAGAGCGGATTTACTGCAACCGAAATGA
- the rpsP gene encoding 30S ribosomal protein S16 — protein MAVHLRLSRMGKKKQPIYGIVAIDSRAARDGKYLEKIGIYNPRVEAEAVTVDEERALYWLSTGAQPTDTVRNILSRRGIMLKWHLKRRGADDAKISEELKKWEAQQAEKRQRLEVARLQKKSKKKAEAEPAQPAEAPGNADSNA, from the coding sequence TTGGCCGTTCATCTTCGCCTGAGCCGAATGGGCAAGAAGAAACAACCGATTTACGGCATCGTTGCCATTGATTCACGCGCCGCGCGCGATGGCAAGTATTTGGAGAAAATCGGTATTTACAATCCGCGCGTGGAAGCCGAAGCGGTGACCGTTGACGAAGAGCGCGCGCTGTATTGGCTCAGCACCGGCGCGCAACCGACGGATACGGTGCGCAACATTCTGAGCCGGCGCGGCATCATGCTGAAATGGCATCTCAAACGCCGTGGCGCAGATGACGCCAAAATCAGCGAAGAACTGAAGAAGTGGGAAGCGCAGCAAGCCGAGAAGCGCCAGCGGTTGGAAGTGGCACGGCTGCAGAAAAAGAGCAAGAAAAAGGCAGAGGCCGAACCCGCGCAGCCGGCCGAGGCGCCGGGCAACGCGGACAGCAACGCCTGA